A window of the Thermoanaerobaculia bacterium genome harbors these coding sequences:
- a CDS encoding universal stress protein codes for MSDKTIGRVLLLVADSEAAKTATRFAGLFAARCGAAVTAFSVARAGEVRTDLERALAEATTTLGKSSVAVETAIVEGELIAEAAKKARDGYDLTVFGASARTGREGRRLSLAVWQLAKTVDTPVLLIPREAKPSVERILVCTGGERYIEKGVRFVATLARCLAAQVSLLHILPVAPEMYRAWAPVPRTPDRLLAGESRLARVLRDQLAIFQKEEVAATLVLEESDSIERTIFDVCRRIDAQLLVVGSSPIRGRLRTSMLGSVTRDVIVRANVPVLIVRSSPAGLLKDLWKILREG; via the coding sequence GTGAGCGACAAAACGATCGGGAGGGTCCTTCTTCTCGTCGCGGACTCCGAAGCCGCGAAGACGGCGACCCGGTTCGCCGGCCTCTTCGCGGCGCGATGCGGCGCGGCCGTGACCGCCTTCTCGGTCGCGCGCGCGGGCGAGGTGCGCACCGATCTCGAGCGGGCTCTCGCCGAAGCGACGACGACCCTCGGCAAGTCTTCCGTCGCCGTCGAAACGGCGATCGTCGAGGGCGAGCTGATCGCCGAAGCGGCGAAGAAGGCGCGCGACGGATACGACCTGACGGTCTTCGGGGCTTCGGCGAGGACCGGGCGCGAAGGACGGCGCCTTTCGCTCGCCGTCTGGCAGCTGGCGAAGACCGTGGACACGCCGGTCCTGCTCATTCCCCGGGAAGCGAAGCCCTCCGTCGAGCGGATCCTCGTCTGCACCGGGGGCGAACGCTACATCGAGAAGGGCGTCCGGTTCGTCGCGACGCTCGCCCGGTGCCTCGCCGCCCAGGTTTCGCTCCTCCACATCCTCCCGGTCGCGCCGGAGATGTACCGGGCCTGGGCGCCGGTGCCGCGAACTCCCGACCGGCTGCTCGCCGGCGAGAGCCGTCTCGCGCGAGTGCTGCGCGACCAGCTGGCGATCTTCCAGAAGGAGGAGGTCGCCGCGACTCTCGTCCTCGAGGAGAGCGACTCGATCGAACGCACGATCTTCGACGTCTGCCGGCGCATCGACGCTCAGCTCCTCGTCGTCGGCTCTTCGCCGATCCGGGGCCGGCTCCGCACGTCGATGCTGGGGAGCGTCACCCGCGACGTGATCGTCCGGGCGAACGTTCCCGTCCTGATCGTCCGATCGAGCCCCGCGGGACTCCTGAAGGATCTGTGGAAGATCCTGAGGGAAGGATAG
- a CDS encoding sulfite exporter TauE/SafE family protein, translated as MTFLISHVTIATPWLIAVGFVVGILGGFFGVGGSFLAGPALYVLGLPMNYVVGTDIAHIVGKSVVAAKKHRALGNVDIKLGLLMALGTIPGVEVGARLVQALKRTKHADVALGLSFSIVLLVISAFIIWESLGALRRSRASKTGKIRTRNAPKKDRLHFNSLWQWIHGVRIRPMIRLPISGIRVSFWAVLGISLIGGFFSGFLGGGAGYIRMPMLVYVLGVPTHVAIGTDLFEIILSAGYGTFSHALKGNVDILIALVMHTGAAIGAQIGAQATEKFHGPGIRLAFAPLPILGAATLLYELHHRGLL; from the coding sequence ATGACGTTCCTGATCTCGCACGTCACGATCGCGACGCCGTGGCTGATCGCCGTCGGCTTCGTCGTCGGAATTCTCGGCGGATTCTTCGGCGTCGGCGGCTCGTTCCTCGCCGGACCCGCCCTGTACGTGCTCGGTCTCCCGATGAACTACGTCGTCGGGACCGACATCGCGCACATCGTCGGAAAGTCGGTGGTCGCGGCGAAGAAACACCGCGCGCTCGGCAACGTCGACATCAAGCTCGGTCTTCTCATGGCGCTCGGGACGATTCCGGGCGTCGAGGTCGGAGCGCGGCTCGTTCAGGCCCTGAAGCGCACGAAGCACGCGGACGTCGCGCTCGGCCTGTCGTTCTCGATCGTCCTCCTCGTGATCTCCGCGTTCATCATCTGGGAGAGCCTCGGTGCGCTGCGGCGGAGCCGCGCGAGCAAGACGGGAAAGATCCGGACCAGGAACGCGCCGAAGAAAGACCGCCTCCACTTCAACTCCCTCTGGCAGTGGATCCACGGCGTCCGCATCCGGCCGATGATCCGGCTGCCCATCTCCGGGATCCGGGTCTCGTTCTGGGCGGTGCTCGGCATCTCCCTGATCGGCGGATTCTTCTCCGGCTTCCTCGGCGGCGGAGCGGGATACATCCGCATGCCGATGCTCGTCTACGTGCTCGGGGTCCCGACCCACGTCGCGATCGGGACGGATCTCTTCGAGATCATCCTCTCGGCGGGTTACGGAACCTTCTCGCACGCGCTGAAGGGAAACGTGGACATCCTGATCGCGCTCGTCATGCACACGGGCGCCGCGATCGGAGCGCAGATCGGAGCGCAGGCGACCGAGAAGTTCCACGGGCCGGGGATCCGCCTCGCCTTCGCGCCGCTGCCGATCCTCGGAGCGGCGACTCTCCTCTACGAGCTGCATCATCGGGGGCTGCTGTGA